A single Drosophila ananassae strain 14024-0371.13 chromosome 3L, ASM1763931v2, whole genome shotgun sequence DNA region contains:
- the LOC6496646 gene encoding probable cytochrome P450 6w1: protein MSTELLLLVATLAIVFYIWQRRAFSFWQRHGVKYIRPLPFLGCTREFLTARVPFFEQIKKFHEAPGFEKEPFVGVYLAYKPALVVRDLDLIKTVMIKKFQYFHNRVLQTDPHNDALGFNNLFFARSPEWKELRHKISPVFTSGKIKQMYPLMVKIGKDLESSAERLAGASPVPIKDLCARFTTDLIATIAFGVEANALKDAKSEFFYHNQAIFALTWSRAIDFTIIFMLPALVSIARVKLFSKETTKFIRNTINYVLSERERTGVKRNDLVDILLALKREAEANPDQLQKYKDLDYLVAQAAVFQTAGFETSSSTMTLTLYHLAQNESLQDRLCQEITEYLGDEDHVSYDRIQQMPYLSQVVNETLRMYPIVGYAERQCAQPAEGEKFTLEPHSSMELPHGMAVYVSAIAIHHDPQYWPEPEKFDPDRFDPANRSNLNMDAYMPFGVGPRNCIGMRLGLLQSKLGLVHLLRHHRVHATDQTPKKIEWAATSPLIASKHEIYLRLEKVSS, encoded by the exons ATGTCGACTGAGCTGCTCCTCCTGGTCGCCACTTTGGCGATCGTTTTCTATATTTGGCAGAGGCGAGCCTTCAGCTTCTGGCAGCGCCATGGAGTCAAGTACATTCGACCCCTGCCCTTTCTGGGCTGCACCCGAGAGTTCCTAACGGCCCGAGTTCCATTCTTCGAGCAAATAAAAAAGTTCCATGAGGCCCCCGGCTTCGAAAAGGAGCCCTTTGTGGGCGTCTATTTGGCCTACAAGCCGGCCCTGGTCGTTCGCGACCTAGACCTGATAAAGACGGTGATGATCAAGAAGTTCCAGTACTTCCACAACCGCGTCCTGCAAACGGATCCGCACAACGATGCCCTCGGCTTCAACAATCTCTTCTTCGCCCGCAGCCCAGAGTGGAAGGAGCTGCGCCACAAGATCTCCCCCGTGTTCACTTCTGGGAAGATTAAGCAGATGTATCCTCTAATGGTCAAG ATCGGCAAGGACCTTGAGAGCAGTGCCGAGAGACTGGCCGGTGCGTCACCGGTTCCGATTAAGGATCTGTGCGCCCGCTTCACCACCGACCTGATTGCTACCATTGCCTTCGGCGTGGAGGCCAACGCGTTAAAGGATGCGAAGAGCGAGTTCTTCTACCACAACCAGGCCATCTTTGCTTTGACATGGAGCAGGGCCATCGACTTCACCATTATCTTTATGCTGCCTGCCCTGGTGTCCATTGCACGTGTGAAGCTCTTCTCAAAGGAGACCACCAAGTTCATCAGGAACACCATCAACTACGTCCTGTCCGAGCGCGAACGGACGGGCGTTAAGAGAAACGACCTCGTGGACATTCTGCTGGCTCTGAAGAGGGAGGCGGAAGCTAACCCCGATCAGCTCCAAAAGTACAAGGACCTGGACTACCTCGTAGCCCAAGCCGCTGTCTTTCAAACGGCTGGGTTCGAGACGAGCTCATCAACCATGACTCTGACTCTATACCACCTCGCCCAAAACGAGTCCCTGCAGGACCGCCTGTGTCAGGAAATTACCGAATACCTCGGAGACGAGGATCACGTCAGCTACGATCGCATCCAGCAGATGCCCTACCTTTCGCAGGTGGTGAATGAGACATTGCGAATGTACCCCATCGTTGGATATGCTGAGCGACAATGTGCTCAGCCCGCGGAGGGCGAAAAGTTCACCCTGGAGCCGCACAGCTCCATGGAACTACCGCACGGCATGGCCGTATATGTGTCCGCCATTGCCATCCATCATGATCCGCAGTACTGGCCGGAGCCGGAAAAGTTCGACCCGGACCGTTTCGACCCCGCCAATCGCAGCAACCTGAACATGGACGCATACATGCCCTTCGGCGTGGGTCCGCGCAACTGCATTGGAATGCGTCTGGGCCTTCTGCAGTCGAAACTGGGTCTGGTGCACCTGTTGCGCCACCACCGGGTCCACGCGACCGACCAGACCCCGAAGAAAATTGAGTGGGCAGCCACTAGTCCGCTGATCGCCTCGAAGCACGAAATATATTTGCGGCTGGAAAAGGTGTCTAGTTAG
- the LOC6493920 gene encoding zinc finger protein jing isoform X2 — MPPQILGNSSGTSTASGAAAASTTSPSSTSQVSGSSLHQSPSQSNTSVKLATPTTPQRSVNPSILPTLQWPWNTSLGSTSTAVPASTANKNKRSAGGSGATVGSTGGDGGIGSSGTGAASAKKARNDLPGASDASKRLKAAALEESQTKITGFFKSQMKPTPGGGKLSPQPGQQSNPANTLTMSTPETTASLNKYFNILSQLKEQKQQQQQQQQQQQQKQQQQQQPPQATKAVVASTPVTPTPPAAPPVAPAVPASPSLPVPALKKIERSTKQPAKIAQVAPNLRKTPSSSSSASSSSSSGSSSNGSNTGKSPAKKHVAIAPRTPEMKQQQQQGKAAMVYRPPGTISNLKQKQISQPASVPAAAPAPAPAPPTTAAPPNPTLYQLPMQLPNLVQLPPQLAAAANIMQLNNVAKAAVAAAANNNAAAQAAQAAQAAAAQYFLNGTVFKLQQVTTATTTTATTATAAASTGNPFGLLSATELQDLLMKQQQMQLQQQQAAVAAAAKAPGNTTNFQELFQQQIAAIAAQQQQQQQQQQVVTQQQQLQRLVQSGAGAAAAQPVFMATPAGLLLNAASLPAMLAAAIAANNQQQQQKVAASLALQQHPQQQQALPALQPIPALSSIFEPSAEQQQQLQMQQQQLAQLLLSNQQHQHQQQQQQLITATQPPPLAATNNTANNNTTANNSNNLTASNNLSNLQQQQQQRAIIKPPLHSSTQPPPLVTISSAPAPAQTATVSSAPAVKRAVPAAKPYQKRMTAKGSGKFPSGVGTAPIIATPTTPPPLVPTSATKELGQLRKSTERLQAAAPGASGSTVTAASALLSVTGCPGATASAASTPTPPLVSIAPSKLTPTLSMAKQGQAIKLASSSPDLFDLVKNSNSAICQAAKAMQPLTPLPFSSPSSCSNSNSASGNCLRASPALSASNSCTLSAFSKIKTEPVEMLSQSCSRVSSSAPSSSSPKPQSFAGQLPRTNLDRDQDAETESVKQEMLPDCSNSNSNSNSCSSSSSYSHSVSSAADLSLEASTPAPSPSPSLSPSASPSAVGSPSPAASNISDCSRRAASQTDMLSELVTSSCISSGGDDCSQTTNSPPPPPLPLQLGKGSSTPAPTTAASGASSSSGSSNYDEEDDKSVLSLETQRTHKRLRNLPTPESGIGGSLSNSESSNSIVDAISSKSVGPPTTAASSSAASDSNSLASNAPSPASPDENSCMATASCTPHTVVDIALAEASSSGLPKSAISPILSQPKTIRFPAGAGAGGKGGKRHDGVCYWDKCNKKHESNSKLLDHMQTHHVNTQTGPFSCLWVGCKVYNKESCSRRWLERHVLSHGGSKQFKCIVDGCGLRFGSQLALQKHVNNHFNAADNAKESTSKRTSDPPVPKQLRKNGKKLRYRRQPFSARMFDFFDTGIMEGLQHRLRQISTLTNGAQAIEFQGQCLMRRRNSQGNYECFVRWSPREIISDEWLPECTNRTRQHTKVLHIKQMRPAEKTRVDSLLTTAFRLRYDAQLFADDYNVDEQQGEASDSDCGEDDEDEEEDEDEEECDGGSSRSASCETVSSYQQVLSIAKLQMQQRRKHPRKPPKTVPAARENLVPTDALVPI, encoded by the exons ATGCCCCCCCAAATCCTCGGCAACTCCAGCGGCACCAGTACCGCCAGCGGCGCAGCAGCGGCCTCCACGACCTCCCCCAGCAGCACTTCACAGGTCTCAGGATCGTCCCTCCATCAAAGTCCCAGCCAGAGCAACACCAGCGTCAAACTGGCGACCCCGACGACCCCCCAGCGAAGCGTCAACCCCAGCATCCTGCCCACCCTCCAGTGGCCGTGGAACACCAGCCTGGGCAGCACGTCCACCGCCGTACCCGCCTCCACGGCGAACAAAAACAAGAGATCGGCGGGCGGCTCTGGAGCAACAGTGGGCAGCACCGGAGGCGATGGAGGCATTGGGAGTTCCGGAACCGGGGCAGCGTCGGCCAAAAAGGCCCGCAACGACCTGCCTGGCGCCTCCGACGCAAGCaaaagactgaaggcggccgCTCTGGAGGAGTCGCAGACCAAGATCACGGGCTTCTTTAAGTCGCAGATGAAGCCAACGCCGGGCGGCGGGAAACTGTCTCCCCAGCCGGGCCAGCAGAGCAATCCGGCCAACACGTTGACGATGAGCACGCCCGAGACCACTGCCTCGTTGAACAAGTACTTCAACATCTTGTCGCAGCTGAAGGAgcaaaagcagcagcagcagcagcaacaacaacagcagcagcagaagcaacaacagcaacagcagccccCGCAAGCAACCAAGGCAGTGGTGGCATCCACGCCAGTGACGCCAACGCCTCCAGCGGCACCTCCAGTTGCGCCTGCAGTCCCTGCCAGCCCCAGTCTGCCGGTGCCTGCGCTCAAGAAAATCGAGCGGAGCACCAAGCAGCCCGCCAAGATAGCCCAGGTGGCGCCCAATCTGCGCAAGACGCCGAGCAGCAGCTCGTCGGCCAGCTCCTCTTCGTCTTCGGGCAGCTCGTCCAATGGCTCCAACACGGGCAAGTCGCCGGCCAAGAAGCACGTGGCCATCGCCCCGCGAACGCCCGAGatgaagcagcagcagcagcagggcaAGGCGGCCATGGTCTACCGCCCGCCGGGAACGATTTCCAATCTGAAGCAGAAGCAGATCTCGCAGCCAGCTTCTGTGCCAGCCGCAGCGCCTGCCCCCGCCCCTGCTCCGCCCACCACTGCCGCCCCGCCGAATCCGACGCTCTACCAGCTGCCCATGCAACTGCCCAATCTAGTCCAGCTGCCGCCCCAGTTGGCGGCCGCTGCCAACATCATGCAGCTGAACAACGTGGCCAAGGCGGCGGTGGCAGCGGCGGCCAACAACAACGCCGCAGCTCAAGCGGCCCAGGCCGCGCAGGCGGCCGCAGCCCAATACTTCCTGAACGGGACCGTTTTCAAGCTGCAGCAGGTGACGACTGCCACCACGACGACAGCCACCACGGCCACGGCTGCGGCCTCGACCGGGAATCCCTTTGGCCTGCTGAGCGCCACAGAGCTACAGGATCTGCTGATgaagcagcagcagatgcagctgcagcaacagcaggcaGCGGTGGCGGCAGCCGCCAAGGCTCCGGGCAACACGACCAACTTCCAGGAGCTCTTCCAGCAGCAGATTGCCGCCATTGCCgctcagcagcagcagcaacagcagcagcagcaggtcgttactcagcagcagcagctgcagcgcTTGGTCCAAAGCGGAGCAGGCGCCGCCGCCGCCCAGCCTGTCTTCATGGCGACCCCGGCCGGACTCCTGCTGAATGCCGCCAGCCTTCCCGCTATGCTAGCCGCCGCCATTGCCGCCAacaaccagcagcagcagcagaaggtGGCCGCGTCGCTGGCGCTGCAGCAGCatccgcagcagcagcaagcgTTGCCCGCCCTACAGCCGATCCCGGCCCTGAGCTCCATCTTCGAGCCGTCGgccgagcagcagcaacagctgcagatgcagcagcaacagctggCCCAGCTGCTGCTGTCAAaccagcaacaccagcaccagcagcagcagcaacaactcATCACTGCCACCCAGCCACCCCCACTGGCTGCCACAAACAACActgccaacaacaacaccactgccaacaacagcaacaacctAACTGCCTCGAATAACTTAAGCAACttacagcaacagcagcagcagcgcgcCATCATCAAGCCCCCGCTGCACAGCTCCACGCAGCCACCCCCACTGGTGACTATATCCTCGGCGCCAGCTCCCGCCCAGACTGCCACGGTCTCATCCGCGCCAGCGGTTAAGAGAGCCGTGCCAGCCGCCAAGCCGTACCAGAAGCGGATGACGGCCAAGGGCAGCGGCAAGTTCCCATCCGGGGTGGGTACTGCTCCCATCATTGCCACGCCCACCACACCACCGCCTCTGGTGCCCACGTCGGCCACCAAGGAGCTAGGCCAGCTGCGCAAAAGCACGGAGCGCTTGCAGGCAGCAGCGCCAGGAGCATCAGGAAGCACTGTAACTGCGGCATCCGCACTTCTTTCGGTGACAG GATGTCCAGGAGCCACTGCATCGGCTGCATCCACGCCCACGCCTCCGTTGGTGAGCATTGCTCCGTCGAAGCTGACGCCCACACTGAGCATGGCGAAGCAGGGCCAGGCCATCAAGCTGGCCAGCAGCTCGCCCGATCTCTTCGACCTAGTCAAGAACTCGAACAGTGCCATCTGCCAGGCCGCCAAGGCGATGCAGCCGCTGACCCCGCTTCCCTTCAGCTCGCCGAGCagctgcagcaacagcaacagcgccAGTGGGAACTGCCTGCGGGCCTCGCCAGCGCTGTCCGCCTCCAACTCGTGCACCCTGTCGGCGTTCAGCAAGATCAAGACTGAGCCGGTGGAGATGCTGTCCCAGTCCTGCTCACGAGTCTCCTCCTCTGCGCCCTCGTCAAGCTCGCCGAAGCCGCAGAGCTTTGCCGGCCAGCTGCCCAGGACGAATCTCGACCGGGATCAGGATGCGGAGACAGAGTCCGTCAAGCAGGAGATGCTGCCCGACTGCAGCAATAGCAACTCCAACTCGAATTcgtgcagcagcagctccagctACTCGCACTCCGTCAGCTCGGCGGCAGATCTCTCGCTGGAGGCCTCCACGCCAGCCCCATCGCCCTCGCCCTCCTTGTCGCCATCAGCATCTCCGTCTGCCGTTGGATCCCCCTCGCCGGCTGCCAGTAACATCAGTGACTGCAGCCGACGGGCGGCCagtcagacggacatgctcagcGAGCTGGTTACTTCGTCGTGCATCTCCAGTGGCGGCGACGACTGCTCCCAGACGACGAACTCGCCTCCTCCGCCTCCCCTGCCACTTCAGCTGGGCAAAGGCTCGAGCACTCCCGCGCCCACGACCGCCGCTAGTGGAGCGAGCAGCAGTAGTGGCAGCAGCAACTACGACGAGGAGGACGACAAGTCGGTGCTCTCCCTGGAGACGCAACGGACCCACAAGCGGTTGAGGAACCTGCCCACTCCTGAATCTGGGATCGGAGGCAGCCTGAGCAACAGCGAGAGCAGCAACTCGATAGTGGATGCAAT CTCCTCGAAGTCAGTGGGTCCTCCCACCACGGCTGCCAGCAGCAGCGCCGCCTCCGACAGCAATTCCCTGGCCAGCAATGCGCCGTCGCCCGCGTCTCCAGACGAAAACTCCTGCATGGCTACCGCCAGCTGTACTCCGCACACCGTGGTAGACATAGCCCTGGCCGAGGCCTCCAGCAGCGGACTGCCAAAGAGCGCCATCTCGCCGATCCTGTCGCAACCAAAGACCATTCGTTTCCCGGCCGGAGCGGGTGCTGGTGGCAAGGGGGGCAAACGGCACGACGGCGTCTGCTACTGGGACAAGTGCAACAAGAAGCACGAAAGCAACTCCAAGCTGCTGGACCACATGCAGACGCATCACGTGAACACCCAGACCGGTCCCTTCTCCTGCCTCTGGGTTGGCTGCAAGGTCTACAACAAGGAGTCCTGTTCGCGGCGTTGGCTCGAGCGCCACGTGCTCTCTCACGGCGGTTCCAAGCAGTTTAAGTGCATCGTCGATGGCTGTGGCTTGCGTTTCGGCTCCCAG CTGGCACTGCAGAAGCACGTCAACAACCACTTTAATGCCGCGGACAACGCCAAGGAGAGCACCAGCAAGCGCACCTCCGATCCACCAGTGCCGAAACAGTTGCGGAAGAATGGCAAGAAGTTGCGCTACCGCCGTCAGCCCTTCTCAG CTCGCATGTTCGACTTTTTCGACACGGGCATCATGGAGGGTCTGCAGCACCGACTGCGCCAAATCAGCACGCTCACCAACGGAGCTCAGGCCATCGAATTCCAGGGCCAGTGCCTGATGCGTCGCCGCAACAGCCAGGGCAACTACGAATGCTTTGTGCGCTGGTCGCCCCGAGAAAT TATCTCCGACGAGTGGCTGCCAGAGTGCACGAACCGGACGCGCCAGCATACCAAGGTGCTGCACATCAAGCAGATGCGTCCGGCGGAGAAGACGCGCGTGGACAGCTTGCTTACCACAGCCTTCCGGCTGCGCTACGACGCTCAGCTCTTTGCCGACGACTACAATGTGGATGAACAGCAGGGCGAAGCCAGCGACAGCGACTGTGGGGAGGACgacgaggatgaggaggaggacgaggacgaggaggagtgTGACGGAGGCAGTTCGCGCAGCGCCAGCTGCGAAACTGTGTCCAGCTACCAACAGGTGCTCAGCATCGCCAAACTGCAGATGCAGCAACGCCGCAAGCACCCCCGCAAGCCACCCAAAACGGTGCCAGCCGCGAGGGAGAACCTGGTGCCCACGGACGCCCTCGTGCCTATCTAG